From a single Andrena cerasifolii isolate SP2316 chromosome 8, iyAndCera1_principal, whole genome shotgun sequence genomic region:
- the Hps4 gene encoding Hermansky-Pudlak syndrome 4 protein isoform X1 — protein MAKEMMIVFVYDTARCCKEDDDPAEAVMYFHPAWVSLTQRLALAGQLMAVNQFLTTSFSSPKSITLQGGKFVLKKFGQYILAVGTDRNIQDWILERRANTLESLLKFFHCDLNKILESFNNDRNKFTEKLYQMFETYLPILQYSANLFSNIPIIKLPKTASNIFLEAIQVLQYCQEINGIMGGALFYNNKVVATQLSADLTKQIVITDPYRIKAPAERISTEFHLPIGVQLLRVYIEQKQFGKLVQEANNERHYSSYLDSVMKKVLQRKTMSKNSKELPLSGMKRDTSRIFTVPEEGELDSSQYNDNSHYVPSVPLTAYSSPVKRKQESKTDRPKCVNPLTPSVCSTPLKDINRVLHGNAMLICNTNEEASVEPEEEMKEMNTNVDDIPDVVKEALRCKRLNKLRSILPNKKLVKRREFNKKSLSMHDLDSSVSLYSNRISVRTYGLGLPQLKNALSPESSPQKKPTHKKQFQTITDPCYPVFRCDGLPVSKSLYEQYISSHYEELKDDNSDAINRNDFLASFTNNCNAKNVTNNCDTTSEDNLEKLNSSRDIKMDNKTKQESYRRSMSLPLKPLNITDNDDRRKSASECGNTYEFLQKKKLDGLQLTPLMSKLSLLADERTSGFCSRETTPSEFRDLSGFSTATNQMIKQKLGAVNKEIGSDGEDELEEDWVSMSKDEVCLEKSELFLCGHQNMVLVLLMENGTANNPDLIHSLWQTCVSTLGKLEARLQQCLEPLPSNENKELYSILGIDPQWDTVNRSGLWGVTELDIVSCLHDRFTHASNLTDIIVRTEDTVVYGNQCGNIEVFYQQAVAPNTSGGLPTPADLMGIVSLKAKRRLERDHGIVLL, from the exons ATGGCGAA agAGATGATGATAGTATTTGTTTACGACACTGCAAGGTGTTGTAAAGAAGATGATGATCCTGCAGAAGCAGTTATGTATTTCCATCCAGCATGGGTATCTCTTACTCAAAGGCTAGCTCTAGCAGGTCAATTAATGGCTGTTAATCAATTCCTTACAACCTCGTTTTCTTCTCCGAAATCCATTACGTTGCAAGggggaaaatttgtattaaaaaagtttGGACAATACATTCTT GCAGTGGGAACTGATAGGAATATTCAAGACTGGATTTTAGAGAGGCGTGCGAATACCCTGGAATCGTTGTTGAAGTTTTTCCATTGTGATTTGAATAAGATACTGGAATCATTCAACAAcgatagaaataaatttacagAGAAACTATATCAAATGTTTGAAACATATTTGCCAATACTTCAATACAGTGCCAATCTTTTCTCCAACATTCCCATTATTAAGCTTCCAAAG ACCGCCAGTAACATATTTTTAGAAGCAATTCAAGTTCTACAATATTGTCAAGAAATTAATGGCATCATGGGTGGCGCGCTCTTCTATAACAACAA GGTAGTTGCCACTCAACTGAGCGCAGACTTGACTAAACAAATTGTTATAACCGATCCATACAGAATAAAG GCTCCTGCAGAGAGAATATCAACagaatttcatttacctattggAGTACAGTTGCTGCGAGTGTATATAGAACAAAAGCAATTTGGCAAGCTTGTACAAGAGGCGAACAATGAACGACATTATAGTTCTTACTTAGACTCTGTCATGAAGAAGGTGTTGCAGAGAAAG ACTATGTCGAAGAACAGCAAGGAACTACCTCTGTCTGGAATGAAACGTGACACTTCTCGTATCTTCACTGTACCTGAAGAAGGGGAATTAGATTCTTCGCAGTACAACGATAACAGCCACTACGTACCCTCCGTTCCACTTACAGCGTACAGTTCGCCCGTTAAACGTAAACAGGAAAGTAAAACAGACCGTCCTAAGTGTGTAAATCCTTTAACTCCTAGCGTTTGCTCTACGCCCTTAAAAGATATAAATAGAGTTCTGCATGGCAATGCCATGCTGATATGTAACACGAACGAGGAGGCGAGTGTTGAGCCGGAGGAGGAAATGAAAGAGATGAATACGAATGTAGATGATATCCCAGACGTTGTTAAGGAGGCACTTAGATGTAAACGTTTGAATAAATTGAGGAGCATTCTGCCGAACAAGAAGTTAGTTAAAAGACGGGAATTCAATAAAAAGAGCTTAAGTATGCACGACCTAGATTCGTCCGTGAGTTTGTATTCTAATCGAATATCAGTTAGAACGTATGGATTAGGTTTGCCGCAGTTAAAGAACGCTTTATCCCCCGAATCCTCCCCTCAAAAGAAGCCCACGCATAAGAAGCAATTCCAAACGATCACCGATCCTTGCTACCCTGTATTTCGATGCGACGGGCTGCCAGTATCTAAATCGCTGTACGAGCAATACATATCTTCGCACTACGAGGAACTTAAAGACGACAACAGCGACGCAATTAATCGTAACGATTTCTTAGCGAGTTTCACTAACAATTGTAACGCTAAGAATGTAACAAATAACTGTGATACCACGAGCGAAGATAATCTAGAGAAGCTGAATAGCTCTCGTGACATAAAGATGGATAATAAAACGAAGCAAGAATCTTATCGCCGATCAATGAGCCTCCCTTTGAAGCCACTGAACATCACGGACAACGATGATAGACGGAAATCAGCCTCGGAGTGCGGCAACACGTACGAGTTTCTTCAGAAGAAGAAGTTAGACGGTTTACAATTAACGCCCCTTATGTCTAAGCTTAGCTTACTCGCTGACGAAAGGACCAGTGGCTTTTGTAGCAGAGAAACTACCCCTAGCGAGTTTCGCGATTTATCCGGATTCTCAACGGCAACAAATCAAATGATCAAGCAAAAATTGGGGGCAGTTAACAAAGAAATTGGTAGTGACGGTGAGGATGAATTGGAAGAGGACTGGGTCTCTATGTCCAAAGACGAGGTTTGTCTTGAGAAATCAGAGCTATTTCTCTGCGGGCATCAAAATATGGTGCTAGTGTTGTTAATGGAAAATGGCACCGCTAATAATCCTGATCTCATACACTCCCTT TGGCAAACTTGCGTAAGCACATTAGGGAAGCTTGAAGCGAGACTGCAGCAATGTCTGGAGCCTCTACCGTCGAATGAAAACAAAGAATTATACAGTATTTTAGGCATCGATCCACAATGGGATACAGTAAATCGTTCTGGTCTATGGGGTGTTACGGAATTGGATATTGTTTCTTGCCTCCACGACAGATTTACGCATGCTAGTAATCTCACGGATATCATCGTCAG AACGGAGGATACGGTTGTTTATGGTAACCAGTGTGGAAACATAGAGGTATTTTATCAACAAGCAGTAGCGCCGAATACCTCTGGAGGACTTCCAACTCCTGCAGATTTAATGGGAATTGTATCTCTTAAAGCAAAACGTAGACTGGAAAGAGATCATGGGATCgtattattataa
- the Hps4 gene encoding Hermansky-Pudlak syndrome 4 protein isoform X2 gives MMIVFVYDTARCCKEDDDPAEAVMYFHPAWVSLTQRLALAGQLMAVNQFLTTSFSSPKSITLQGGKFVLKKFGQYILAVGTDRNIQDWILERRANTLESLLKFFHCDLNKILESFNNDRNKFTEKLYQMFETYLPILQYSANLFSNIPIIKLPKTASNIFLEAIQVLQYCQEINGIMGGALFYNNKVVATQLSADLTKQIVITDPYRIKAPAERISTEFHLPIGVQLLRVYIEQKQFGKLVQEANNERHYSSYLDSVMKKVLQRKTMSKNSKELPLSGMKRDTSRIFTVPEEGELDSSQYNDNSHYVPSVPLTAYSSPVKRKQESKTDRPKCVNPLTPSVCSTPLKDINRVLHGNAMLICNTNEEASVEPEEEMKEMNTNVDDIPDVVKEALRCKRLNKLRSILPNKKLVKRREFNKKSLSMHDLDSSVSLYSNRISVRTYGLGLPQLKNALSPESSPQKKPTHKKQFQTITDPCYPVFRCDGLPVSKSLYEQYISSHYEELKDDNSDAINRNDFLASFTNNCNAKNVTNNCDTTSEDNLEKLNSSRDIKMDNKTKQESYRRSMSLPLKPLNITDNDDRRKSASECGNTYEFLQKKKLDGLQLTPLMSKLSLLADERTSGFCSRETTPSEFRDLSGFSTATNQMIKQKLGAVNKEIGSDGEDELEEDWVSMSKDEVCLEKSELFLCGHQNMVLVLLMENGTANNPDLIHSLWQTCVSTLGKLEARLQQCLEPLPSNENKELYSILGIDPQWDTVNRSGLWGVTELDIVSCLHDRFTHASNLTDIIVRTEDTVVYGNQCGNIEVFYQQAVAPNTSGGLPTPADLMGIVSLKAKRRLERDHGIVLL, from the exons ATGATGATAGTATTTGTTTACGACACTGCAAGGTGTTGTAAAGAAGATGATGATCCTGCAGAAGCAGTTATGTATTTCCATCCAGCATGGGTATCTCTTACTCAAAGGCTAGCTCTAGCAGGTCAATTAATGGCTGTTAATCAATTCCTTACAACCTCGTTTTCTTCTCCGAAATCCATTACGTTGCAAGggggaaaatttgtattaaaaaagtttGGACAATACATTCTT GCAGTGGGAACTGATAGGAATATTCAAGACTGGATTTTAGAGAGGCGTGCGAATACCCTGGAATCGTTGTTGAAGTTTTTCCATTGTGATTTGAATAAGATACTGGAATCATTCAACAAcgatagaaataaatttacagAGAAACTATATCAAATGTTTGAAACATATTTGCCAATACTTCAATACAGTGCCAATCTTTTCTCCAACATTCCCATTATTAAGCTTCCAAAG ACCGCCAGTAACATATTTTTAGAAGCAATTCAAGTTCTACAATATTGTCAAGAAATTAATGGCATCATGGGTGGCGCGCTCTTCTATAACAACAA GGTAGTTGCCACTCAACTGAGCGCAGACTTGACTAAACAAATTGTTATAACCGATCCATACAGAATAAAG GCTCCTGCAGAGAGAATATCAACagaatttcatttacctattggAGTACAGTTGCTGCGAGTGTATATAGAACAAAAGCAATTTGGCAAGCTTGTACAAGAGGCGAACAATGAACGACATTATAGTTCTTACTTAGACTCTGTCATGAAGAAGGTGTTGCAGAGAAAG ACTATGTCGAAGAACAGCAAGGAACTACCTCTGTCTGGAATGAAACGTGACACTTCTCGTATCTTCACTGTACCTGAAGAAGGGGAATTAGATTCTTCGCAGTACAACGATAACAGCCACTACGTACCCTCCGTTCCACTTACAGCGTACAGTTCGCCCGTTAAACGTAAACAGGAAAGTAAAACAGACCGTCCTAAGTGTGTAAATCCTTTAACTCCTAGCGTTTGCTCTACGCCCTTAAAAGATATAAATAGAGTTCTGCATGGCAATGCCATGCTGATATGTAACACGAACGAGGAGGCGAGTGTTGAGCCGGAGGAGGAAATGAAAGAGATGAATACGAATGTAGATGATATCCCAGACGTTGTTAAGGAGGCACTTAGATGTAAACGTTTGAATAAATTGAGGAGCATTCTGCCGAACAAGAAGTTAGTTAAAAGACGGGAATTCAATAAAAAGAGCTTAAGTATGCACGACCTAGATTCGTCCGTGAGTTTGTATTCTAATCGAATATCAGTTAGAACGTATGGATTAGGTTTGCCGCAGTTAAAGAACGCTTTATCCCCCGAATCCTCCCCTCAAAAGAAGCCCACGCATAAGAAGCAATTCCAAACGATCACCGATCCTTGCTACCCTGTATTTCGATGCGACGGGCTGCCAGTATCTAAATCGCTGTACGAGCAATACATATCTTCGCACTACGAGGAACTTAAAGACGACAACAGCGACGCAATTAATCGTAACGATTTCTTAGCGAGTTTCACTAACAATTGTAACGCTAAGAATGTAACAAATAACTGTGATACCACGAGCGAAGATAATCTAGAGAAGCTGAATAGCTCTCGTGACATAAAGATGGATAATAAAACGAAGCAAGAATCTTATCGCCGATCAATGAGCCTCCCTTTGAAGCCACTGAACATCACGGACAACGATGATAGACGGAAATCAGCCTCGGAGTGCGGCAACACGTACGAGTTTCTTCAGAAGAAGAAGTTAGACGGTTTACAATTAACGCCCCTTATGTCTAAGCTTAGCTTACTCGCTGACGAAAGGACCAGTGGCTTTTGTAGCAGAGAAACTACCCCTAGCGAGTTTCGCGATTTATCCGGATTCTCAACGGCAACAAATCAAATGATCAAGCAAAAATTGGGGGCAGTTAACAAAGAAATTGGTAGTGACGGTGAGGATGAATTGGAAGAGGACTGGGTCTCTATGTCCAAAGACGAGGTTTGTCTTGAGAAATCAGAGCTATTTCTCTGCGGGCATCAAAATATGGTGCTAGTGTTGTTAATGGAAAATGGCACCGCTAATAATCCTGATCTCATACACTCCCTT TGGCAAACTTGCGTAAGCACATTAGGGAAGCTTGAAGCGAGACTGCAGCAATGTCTGGAGCCTCTACCGTCGAATGAAAACAAAGAATTATACAGTATTTTAGGCATCGATCCACAATGGGATACAGTAAATCGTTCTGGTCTATGGGGTGTTACGGAATTGGATATTGTTTCTTGCCTCCACGACAGATTTACGCATGCTAGTAATCTCACGGATATCATCGTCAG AACGGAGGATACGGTTGTTTATGGTAACCAGTGTGGAAACATAGAGGTATTTTATCAACAAGCAGTAGCGCCGAATACCTCTGGAGGACTTCCAACTCCTGCAGATTTAATGGGAATTGTATCTCTTAAAGCAAAACGTAGACTGGAAAGAGATCATGGGATCgtattattataa
- the Hps4 gene encoding Hermansky-Pudlak syndrome 4 protein isoform X3 — protein sequence MFETYLPILQYSANLFSNIPIIKLPKTASNIFLEAIQVLQYCQEINGIMGGALFYNNKVVATQLSADLTKQIVITDPYRIKAPAERISTEFHLPIGVQLLRVYIEQKQFGKLVQEANNERHYSSYLDSVMKKVLQRKTMSKNSKELPLSGMKRDTSRIFTVPEEGELDSSQYNDNSHYVPSVPLTAYSSPVKRKQESKTDRPKCVNPLTPSVCSTPLKDINRVLHGNAMLICNTNEEASVEPEEEMKEMNTNVDDIPDVVKEALRCKRLNKLRSILPNKKLVKRREFNKKSLSMHDLDSSVSLYSNRISVRTYGLGLPQLKNALSPESSPQKKPTHKKQFQTITDPCYPVFRCDGLPVSKSLYEQYISSHYEELKDDNSDAINRNDFLASFTNNCNAKNVTNNCDTTSEDNLEKLNSSRDIKMDNKTKQESYRRSMSLPLKPLNITDNDDRRKSASECGNTYEFLQKKKLDGLQLTPLMSKLSLLADERTSGFCSRETTPSEFRDLSGFSTATNQMIKQKLGAVNKEIGSDGEDELEEDWVSMSKDEVCLEKSELFLCGHQNMVLVLLMENGTANNPDLIHSLWQTCVSTLGKLEARLQQCLEPLPSNENKELYSILGIDPQWDTVNRSGLWGVTELDIVSCLHDRFTHASNLTDIIVRTEDTVVYGNQCGNIEVFYQQAVAPNTSGGLPTPADLMGIVSLKAKRRLERDHGIVLL from the exons ATGTTTGAAACATATTTGCCAATACTTCAATACAGTGCCAATCTTTTCTCCAACATTCCCATTATTAAGCTTCCAAAG ACCGCCAGTAACATATTTTTAGAAGCAATTCAAGTTCTACAATATTGTCAAGAAATTAATGGCATCATGGGTGGCGCGCTCTTCTATAACAACAA GGTAGTTGCCACTCAACTGAGCGCAGACTTGACTAAACAAATTGTTATAACCGATCCATACAGAATAAAG GCTCCTGCAGAGAGAATATCAACagaatttcatttacctattggAGTACAGTTGCTGCGAGTGTATATAGAACAAAAGCAATTTGGCAAGCTTGTACAAGAGGCGAACAATGAACGACATTATAGTTCTTACTTAGACTCTGTCATGAAGAAGGTGTTGCAGAGAAAG ACTATGTCGAAGAACAGCAAGGAACTACCTCTGTCTGGAATGAAACGTGACACTTCTCGTATCTTCACTGTACCTGAAGAAGGGGAATTAGATTCTTCGCAGTACAACGATAACAGCCACTACGTACCCTCCGTTCCACTTACAGCGTACAGTTCGCCCGTTAAACGTAAACAGGAAAGTAAAACAGACCGTCCTAAGTGTGTAAATCCTTTAACTCCTAGCGTTTGCTCTACGCCCTTAAAAGATATAAATAGAGTTCTGCATGGCAATGCCATGCTGATATGTAACACGAACGAGGAGGCGAGTGTTGAGCCGGAGGAGGAAATGAAAGAGATGAATACGAATGTAGATGATATCCCAGACGTTGTTAAGGAGGCACTTAGATGTAAACGTTTGAATAAATTGAGGAGCATTCTGCCGAACAAGAAGTTAGTTAAAAGACGGGAATTCAATAAAAAGAGCTTAAGTATGCACGACCTAGATTCGTCCGTGAGTTTGTATTCTAATCGAATATCAGTTAGAACGTATGGATTAGGTTTGCCGCAGTTAAAGAACGCTTTATCCCCCGAATCCTCCCCTCAAAAGAAGCCCACGCATAAGAAGCAATTCCAAACGATCACCGATCCTTGCTACCCTGTATTTCGATGCGACGGGCTGCCAGTATCTAAATCGCTGTACGAGCAATACATATCTTCGCACTACGAGGAACTTAAAGACGACAACAGCGACGCAATTAATCGTAACGATTTCTTAGCGAGTTTCACTAACAATTGTAACGCTAAGAATGTAACAAATAACTGTGATACCACGAGCGAAGATAATCTAGAGAAGCTGAATAGCTCTCGTGACATAAAGATGGATAATAAAACGAAGCAAGAATCTTATCGCCGATCAATGAGCCTCCCTTTGAAGCCACTGAACATCACGGACAACGATGATAGACGGAAATCAGCCTCGGAGTGCGGCAACACGTACGAGTTTCTTCAGAAGAAGAAGTTAGACGGTTTACAATTAACGCCCCTTATGTCTAAGCTTAGCTTACTCGCTGACGAAAGGACCAGTGGCTTTTGTAGCAGAGAAACTACCCCTAGCGAGTTTCGCGATTTATCCGGATTCTCAACGGCAACAAATCAAATGATCAAGCAAAAATTGGGGGCAGTTAACAAAGAAATTGGTAGTGACGGTGAGGATGAATTGGAAGAGGACTGGGTCTCTATGTCCAAAGACGAGGTTTGTCTTGAGAAATCAGAGCTATTTCTCTGCGGGCATCAAAATATGGTGCTAGTGTTGTTAATGGAAAATGGCACCGCTAATAATCCTGATCTCATACACTCCCTT TGGCAAACTTGCGTAAGCACATTAGGGAAGCTTGAAGCGAGACTGCAGCAATGTCTGGAGCCTCTACCGTCGAATGAAAACAAAGAATTATACAGTATTTTAGGCATCGATCCACAATGGGATACAGTAAATCGTTCTGGTCTATGGGGTGTTACGGAATTGGATATTGTTTCTTGCCTCCACGACAGATTTACGCATGCTAGTAATCTCACGGATATCATCGTCAG AACGGAGGATACGGTTGTTTATGGTAACCAGTGTGGAAACATAGAGGTATTTTATCAACAAGCAGTAGCGCCGAATACCTCTGGAGGACTTCCAACTCCTGCAGATTTAATGGGAATTGTATCTCTTAAAGCAAAACGTAGACTGGAAAGAGATCATGGGATCgtattattataa
- the Hpd gene encoding 4-hydroxyphenylpyruvate dioxygenase, translated as MTTYTDKGPKPLGGKFLCFNHITFWVGNAKQAASYYCTRMGFEPLCYRGLETGSRHVVSHVVKQNQIIFVFESAYEPDNKLMGSHLSRHGDGVHDVAFSVEDIDTIVKIAKERGAKVVKDIWEEKDDYGVVRLATLRTYGDTYHTLIDKSKYKGVFLPGFQKLPEDMFSINLPKIGLNFVDHIVGNQPDKQMEPVAKWYEQCLQFHRFWSVDDTQLHTEYSALRSIVMTNWEETVKLPINEPAPGKKRSQIQEYVEYYGGAGVQHIALNTHDIITAIQNLRARGVEFLDVPNAYYDMLRKHLKTSSVQILEDLSTLQKLKILIDYDENGYLLQIFTKNMQDRPTLFIEVIQRRNHNGFGAGNFQALFEAIEMEQAKRGNL; from the exons Atg ACTACGTACACGGATAAAGGACCTAAG CCTTTGGGAGGAAAATTCCTGTGTTTTAATCATATAACATTTTGGGTTGGAAATGCAAAACAG GCTGCCAGTTATTATTGCACTAGGATGGGTTTTGAACCTCTATGCTACCGAGGTTTGGAGACTGGTTCAAGGCATGTGGTTTCTCATGTAGTTAAACAAAATCAG ATTATTTTCGTGTTTGAGTCGGCCTATGAACCTGACAATAAACTTATGGGAAGTCATCTTTCGCGACATGGGGACGGCGTTCACGACGTTGCCTTTAGTGTTGAGGACATTGACACCATTGTAAag ATTGCGAAGGAAAGAGGAGCCAAAGTAGTGAAGGATATATGGGAGGAAAAAGATGACTATGGTGTTGTAAGATTAGCCACTTTGAGAACT TACGGCGATACGTACCATACTCTCATTGATAAATCAAAATATAAAGGAGTTTTTCTGCCAGGATTTCAAAAGTTACCAGAAGATATGTTTTCGATAAATTT gCCAAAGATTGGATTAAATTTTGTGGACCATATTGTCGGTAACCAACCTGATAAGCAAATGGAGCCTGTTGCGAAGTG gtaTGAGCAATGCCTACAGTTCCATCGATTCTGGTCGGTGGATGATACTCAACTGCATACAGAATACTCTGCTCTGCGCTCTATCGTTATGACTAACTGGGAGGAAACAGTCAAGTTGCCTATTAACGAGCCTGCACCTGGCAAAAAACGTTCACAAATACAGGAATATGTGGAATACTATGGAGGCGCAGGAGTGCAACATATTGCTCTTAATACTCATGACATAATTACAgct ATACAGAATCTGCGTGCAAGAGGCGTAGAATTTCTGGACGTACCAAACGCTTACTACGATATGTTAAGAAAGCATTTAAAGACCAGTAGTGTACAAATTTTAGAAGATCTTAGTACTCTTCAG aaattaaaaatcttaaTTGATTATGACGAGAATGGATatcttttacaaatatttacgAAAAACATGCAAGATCGACCAACACTTTTCATAGAAGTCATTCAAAGACGCAATCACAAT